The Candidatus Dechloromonas phosphoritropha genome includes a region encoding these proteins:
- a CDS encoding nitrate reductase subunit alpha: MSHFLDRLSYFYTPKEAFSNDHGRVTGEDRTWEDAYRNRWAHDKIVRSTHGVNCTGSCSWKIYVKGGIVTWETQQTDYPRTRWDMPNHEPRGCARGASYSWYLYSANRVKHPMVRGRLLKSWRAARLAYDPVAAWVSIVESDSKRRDYQSVRGLGGFVRSSWDEVNEIVAAANVYTIKKYGADRVMGFSPIPAMSMISYAAGSRYLSLIGGVCLSFYDWYCDLPPSSPQVWGEQTDVPESADWYNSTFIIAWGSNVPQTRTPDAHFFTEVRYKGAKTVAVTPDYSEVAKLADLWIHPKQGTDSAVAMAMGHVILKEFYFDKRSEYFDDYARRYTDLPLLVILKEHTISTGETLMVPDRYVRASDFDGKFSQGNNPEWKTVAFDETGKAVLPNGSIGFRWGAEGRADEGKWNLEAREAVAGDKVKLKLSLLEGTSPAPDTAQVGFPYFGGIESEHFPNNSQSDVLVRIVPVQRITLVGEGGAHEALVATVFDLQVANYGIARGLPGESAASSYDDNVPYTPAWQERITGVPRDQIITVARQFADNADKTHGKSMVIIGAAMNHWYHCDMNYRGVINMLMLCGCIGQSGGGWSHYVGQEKLRPQTGWTALAFALDWIRPPRQMNSTSFFYAHTDQWRYEKLDMEEVLSPLADKTKYAGSMIDYNVRAERMGWLPSAPQLQTNPMQVVRDAQAAGLEAKDYLVKALKDGSLKMSCTDPDHPSNWPRNMFVWRSNLLGSSGKGHEYFLKHLLGTSNGVQGKDLGAEQAKPTEVVWHEKGPEGKLDLLVTLDFRMSTTCLYSDIVLPTATWYEKNDLNTSDMHPFIHPLSAAVDPAWQARSDWEIYKGFAKKFSEVCVGHLGVEREVVLTPMMHDTAGELAQPFDVKDWKRGEVDLIPGKTAPQVQVVERDYPNVFKRFTALGPLMSKLGNGGKGIGWDTQDEVRQLGELSGLVLSEGASCGMPKIDSDIDACEVVLQLAPETNGHVAVKAWKALGKQTGLDHIHLALYREDEKIRFRDIQAQPRKIISSPTWSGIESETVSYNAGYTNVHELIPWRTLTGRQQFYLDHPWMIAFGEGLASYRPPVDLKTTAGIHKIRSNGNPEILLNFITPHQKWGIHSTYTDNLMMLTLSRGGPIIWLSEDDAKKAGIVDNDWVELFNINGAIAARAVVSQRVKPGMVMMYHAQEKIVNTPGAEITGVRGGIHNSVTRIVLKPTHMIGGYAQFSYGFNYYGTVGTNRDEFVVVRKMNKIDWLDTPVGAERIALVQAQGENA; this comes from the coding sequence ATGAGCCATTTCTTAGACCGACTGAGCTACTTCTACACCCCGAAAGAAGCATTCTCCAATGACCATGGCCGGGTCACCGGGGAAGACCGCACTTGGGAAGATGCCTACCGCAATCGTTGGGCGCACGACAAGATCGTGCGCTCTACGCATGGCGTAAATTGCACAGGTTCGTGCTCGTGGAAGATTTACGTCAAGGGCGGCATCGTCACTTGGGAGACCCAGCAAACCGACTATCCCCGCACGCGCTGGGATATGCCCAACCACGAACCGCGCGGATGCGCGCGCGGGGCGAGCTACAGCTGGTACCTATACAGCGCCAACCGCGTCAAACACCCGATGGTGCGCGGGCGCCTGCTCAAGAGCTGGCGCGCAGCGCGCTTGGCGTATGATCCGGTAGCCGCGTGGGTGTCGATTGTCGAGTCCGACAGCAAGCGCCGCGACTACCAGAGCGTGCGTGGTCTCGGCGGCTTCGTCCGTTCGAGTTGGGACGAGGTCAACGAAATCGTGGCCGCAGCAAACGTCTACACGATCAAGAAATACGGCGCTGATCGGGTGATGGGATTCTCGCCGATTCCCGCCATGTCGATGATCAGCTACGCAGCCGGCAGTCGCTATCTGAGCCTGATCGGCGGGGTATGTTTGAGCTTCTACGACTGGTACTGCGATCTGCCGCCGTCCAGCCCGCAGGTCTGGGGCGAGCAGACTGACGTTCCCGAGTCAGCCGACTGGTACAACTCCACCTTCATCATCGCCTGGGGATCGAACGTACCGCAAACGCGAACGCCCGATGCACATTTCTTCACCGAGGTGCGTTACAAGGGGGCCAAAACGGTGGCTGTGACCCCCGATTATTCGGAAGTCGCAAAGCTCGCCGATCTGTGGATCCACCCAAAGCAAGGCACTGATTCTGCAGTAGCCATGGCGATGGGGCATGTGATCCTGAAAGAATTTTATTTTGATAAGCGCAGCGAGTATTTCGACGACTATGCGCGCCGCTACACGGATCTACCCCTGCTGGTGATACTCAAGGAACATACCATCTCCACAGGCGAGACGCTGATGGTCCCGGATCGCTACGTCCGCGCCTCCGACTTCGACGGAAAGTTCAGCCAGGGTAACAACCCCGAGTGGAAAACCGTGGCTTTCGACGAGACCGGCAAGGCCGTGCTACCGAATGGCTCGATCGGCTTCCGTTGGGGCGCTGAAGGACGTGCTGACGAAGGTAAGTGGAATCTCGAAGCACGCGAGGCAGTCGCTGGCGACAAGGTAAAGCTCAAGCTGTCCCTGCTCGAAGGGACGTCCCCGGCACCCGACACGGCGCAGGTGGGCTTCCCGTATTTCGGCGGCATTGAGAGCGAACACTTTCCCAACAATTCGCAAAGCGACGTGCTGGTGCGCATCGTTCCGGTTCAGCGCATCACGTTGGTCGGCGAAGGTGGCGCGCACGAAGCGCTGGTGGCCACGGTGTTCGACTTGCAGGTCGCCAACTATGGCATTGCCCGTGGCTTGCCCGGTGAGTCGGCGGCCTCCAGCTACGACGACAACGTGCCCTACACTCCTGCGTGGCAGGAGCGTATCACCGGCGTACCGCGCGACCAGATCATTACGGTTGCCCGTCAGTTCGCGGATAACGCCGACAAGACGCACGGCAAGTCAATGGTCATCATCGGCGCGGCGATGAACCACTGGTACCACTGCGACATGAATTACCGCGGGGTCATCAACATGCTGATGCTATGCGGCTGTATCGGCCAGAGCGGCGGCGGTTGGTCGCATTACGTGGGCCAAGAGAAATTGCGTCCGCAGACCGGCTGGACCGCACTGGCGTTCGCGCTCGACTGGATTCGTCCACCGCGCCAGATGAACTCCACCAGCTTCTTCTACGCCCACACCGATCAGTGGCGGTACGAGAAACTTGACATGGAAGAGGTGCTCTCGCCACTCGCGGATAAGACAAAGTACGCCGGTAGCATGATCGACTACAACGTGCGAGCCGAGCGGATGGGATGGTTGCCTTCGGCTCCGCAACTGCAGACCAATCCCATGCAGGTAGTGCGCGATGCACAGGCTGCCGGTCTGGAAGCCAAGGACTATCTCGTCAAGGCGCTGAAAGATGGCTCGCTGAAGATGAGTTGTACGGATCCTGACCACCCAAGCAACTGGCCGCGCAACATGTTCGTGTGGCGCTCCAACCTGCTTGGCTCGTCGGGTAAGGGGCATGAATACTTCCTCAAGCACCTGCTAGGTACCAGCAACGGCGTGCAGGGCAAGGATCTGGGCGCAGAGCAAGCGAAACCGACGGAAGTCGTCTGGCATGAAAAAGGGCCAGAAGGCAAGCTTGATCTATTGGTAACCCTTGATTTTCGCATGAGCACCACCTGCCTCTACTCCGATATCGTGCTACCAACGGCGACTTGGTACGAGAAAAACGACCTCAACACGAGTGACATGCATCCCTTCATTCACCCGCTCTCAGCGGCAGTAGACCCGGCCTGGCAGGCACGGAGTGACTGGGAAATCTACAAGGGATTCGCGAAGAAGTTTAGCGAAGTCTGTGTCGGCCATCTGGGTGTGGAACGTGAAGTCGTGCTCACGCCGATGATGCACGATACCGCAGGAGAACTGGCGCAGCCATTTGACGTGAAGGACTGGAAGCGCGGCGAGGTTGATCTGATTCCCGGCAAGACCGCGCCGCAGGTACAGGTAGTCGAACGCGACTACCCGAACGTCTTCAAACGCTTTACCGCCCTGGGTCCGCTGATGAGCAAGCTGGGCAATGGCGGCAAGGGAATCGGCTGGGATACGCAAGACGAGGTGAGACAACTGGGCGAACTCAGCGGCCTCGTCCTGTCTGAAGGCGCTTCTTGCGGCATGCCGAAGATCGACAGCGATATCGACGCCTGTGAAGTGGTTCTTCAACTCGCGCCCGAAACCAACGGCCATGTAGCGGTCAAGGCATGGAAAGCGCTTGGCAAGCAGACCGGACTGGATCACATTCACTTGGCGCTGTACCGCGAGGACGAAAAGATTCGTTTCCGCGATATCCAGGCGCAACCGCGCAAGATCATCAGCTCACCCACCTGGAGTGGCATCGAAAGCGAGACGGTTTCCTACAACGCCGGCTACACCAACGTGCACGAGTTGATTCCCTGGCGCACACTGACCGGCCGCCAGCAGTTCTATCTTGACCACCCTTGGATGATCGCCTTCGGTGAAGGCTTAGCGAGCTATCGCCCACCGGTGGATCTGAAGACCACCGCCGGCATTCACAAAATCAGGAGCAATGGCAACCCGGAAATCCTGTTGAACTTCATCACGCCACACCAGAAGTGGGGAATTCACTCGACCTATACCGACAACCTGATGATGCTGACGCTTAGCCGTGGCGGGCCGATTATCTGGTTGAGTGAAGACGATGCAAAGAAGGCCGGCATCGTCGACAACGACTGGGTCGAACTCTTCAATATCAATGGAGCCATCGCGGCGCGGGCGGTTGTGAGTCAACGCGTCAAGCCGGGTATGGTGATGATGTATCACGCTCAGGAAAAAATCGTGAACACCCCCGGCGCCGAGATCACGGGCGTCCGCGGTGGCATTCACAACTCGGTGACGCGCATCGTGCTCAAGCCAACCCACATGATTGGAGGTTACGCTCAGTTCTCGTATGGCTTCAATTACTACGGGACCGTCGGCACGAACCGTGACGAGTTCGTGGTGGTACGCAAGATGAACAAGATCGACTGGCTCGACACGCCGGTCGGGGCCGAGCGCATCGCGCTCGTGCAGGCGCAAGGAGAAAACGCATGA
- a CDS encoding MFS transporter, translated as MQSTSPAASPARASSADVSDWRPEDEAFWESTGKKVAYRNLWISIPALLCGFAVWGMWGIITVQMLNLGFPFTQAELFTLTAIAGIAGATMRIPASFLIRLAGGRNVIFLTTAMLLAPAIGTGIVLQHKDWPLWAFQLMALWSGVGGGNFASSMSNISTFFPKRLQGTGLGLNAGLGNFGVTTMQIVIPLVMTVGLFGSFGGSPEILIKESGWIFGKIAAGTPTWIQNAGFAWVLSLVPLSILCWFGMNNLKTISPNTGNPLVAFSKITYLYTLAFMPSIFMLWLYLPAPTGLGLLNVWVAIPLDIMLMLTVMKLAAFGPMKEGVAKQFEIFRNKHTWAMTVLYIVTFGSFIGFSMALPLAMKVIFDVVHVPDANGVMTHTKGNPNALPVLAYAWIGPFVGAATRPLGGWISDKVGGSIVTQWVCVVMALAAIAVGYVMMLAYHSATPEQYFFLFLALFMVLFAATGIGNGSTFRSIGFIFDRQQAGPVLGWTSAVAAYGAFAAPVVIGEQIKAGTPQAAMYGFAVFYALCLILNWWFYLRANAYVKNP; from the coding sequence ATGCAAAGTACCTCACCTGCTGCCTCCCCCGCGCGCGCAAGTTCGGCCGATGTCAGCGACTGGCGACCCGAGGACGAAGCCTTCTGGGAAAGTACCGGCAAGAAGGTCGCCTACCGCAACCTGTGGATCTCGATTCCCGCGCTGCTGTGCGGCTTCGCGGTGTGGGGCATGTGGGGCATCATCACCGTGCAGATGCTCAACCTGGGTTTCCCGTTCACACAGGCCGAGTTGTTCACGCTGACCGCGATCGCCGGCATCGCCGGTGCGACGATGCGCATTCCAGCATCGTTCCTGATCCGTCTGGCCGGCGGTCGCAACGTCATCTTCCTGACCACGGCGATGCTGCTGGCGCCGGCCATCGGCACCGGCATCGTGCTGCAGCACAAGGACTGGCCGTTGTGGGCCTTCCAGCTGATGGCTCTGTGGTCTGGGGTCGGCGGCGGCAACTTTGCCAGTTCGATGTCCAACATCAGCACCTTCTTTCCTAAGCGCCTCCAGGGCACTGGGCTGGGCCTGAACGCCGGCCTGGGCAACTTCGGCGTGACGACGATGCAAATCGTTATCCCGCTGGTGATGACGGTAGGACTGTTCGGTTCCTTCGGCGGCTCGCCCGAAATCCTGATCAAGGAAAGCGGCTGGATCTTCGGCAAGATCGCCGCCGGCACGCCGACCTGGATCCAGAACGCCGGCTTCGCCTGGGTGCTGTCGCTGGTGCCGCTGTCGATCCTGTGCTGGTTCGGCATGAACAACCTGAAGACGATCTCGCCGAACACCGGCAACCCCCTCGTCGCCTTCTCGAAGATTACCTACCTGTACACGCTGGCTTTCATGCCGTCGATCTTCATGCTCTGGCTGTACCTGCCGGCGCCAACGGGCCTGGGGCTGCTCAACGTCTGGGTGGCGATTCCGCTGGACATCATGCTCATGCTGACGGTGATGAAGCTTGCCGCCTTCGGCCCGATGAAGGAGGGCGTGGCCAAGCAGTTCGAGATCTTCCGCAACAAGCACACTTGGGCGATGACGGTCCTGTACATCGTCACCTTCGGTTCATTCATCGGCTTCTCGATGGCGCTGCCGCTGGCGATGAAGGTCATCTTCGACGTCGTCCACGTGCCCGACGCGAATGGTGTGATGACGCACACGAAGGGCAATCCGAATGCGCTGCCGGTGCTGGCCTATGCCTGGATCGGCCCCTTCGTCGGCGCGGCGACGCGCCCGCTGGGCGGCTGGATCTCCGACAAGGTCGGCGGATCGATCGTCACGCAATGGGTGTGCGTGGTGATGGCGCTGGCGGCGATAGCGGTCGGCTACGTGATGATGCTGGCCTACCACTCGGCCACACCCGAGCAGTACTTCTTCCTATTCCTGGCGCTGTTCATGGTGCTCTTCGCTGCCACTGGCATCGGCAACGGCTCAACCTTCCGCTCGATCGGCTTCATCTTCGACCGCCAGCAGGCCGGCCCGGTGCTGGGGTGGACTTCGGCGGTGGCCGCCTACGGCGCCTTCGCCGCACCGGTGGTCATCGGCGAGCAGATCAAGGCCGGCACGCCGCAGGCGGCGATGTACGGCTTCGCCGTTTTCTACGCCTTGTGCCTGATCCTGAACTGGTGGTTCTACCTGCGTGCGAATGCGTACGTAAAGAACCCCTGA
- a CDS encoding NarK/NasA family nitrate transporter, which translates to MSKQGQGLAVLIVSTLAFTVCFMVWMMFAVIGIPIRTTLGLNATEFGLLTATPVLTGSLIRVPLGMWTDKFGGRIVMFVLMLLCVVPIFLISYATAYWHFLVLGLFVGLAGGSFSVGTPYVARWFSRERQGFAMGIFGAGNSGAAVNKFVAPVLIVAFGWTAVPQVYSGVMLTTALLFWFFSHSNPAHLVDSKITWREQLLALKDPKVWKLCQYYSIVFGGYVAMSLWMVQYYVGEFGLSITTAALLAACFSLPGGVLRAAGGWFSDRYGAHAVTWWVLWLSWVCLFLLSYPQTDFTILTVGGPKSFHIGLNVYLFTALLFVLGVGWAFGKASVFKYISDEYPANIGVISGVVGLAGGLGGFVLPIMFGALMDLTGIRSSAFMLMYGVVWVSLIWMYLTEVRTTHLMGKSTQAP; encoded by the coding sequence ATGAGCAAGCAAGGGCAAGGGTTGGCGGTGTTGATTGTCAGCACGCTGGCGTTTACTGTGTGCTTCATGGTGTGGATGATGTTTGCCGTGATCGGCATCCCGATCAGGACAACACTCGGTCTCAATGCCACGGAGTTTGGGTTGCTGACGGCCACCCCAGTGCTGACCGGCTCCCTGATTCGCGTCCCCTTGGGCATGTGGACCGATAAATTCGGCGGTCGTATCGTTATGTTCGTTCTGATGCTACTGTGCGTCGTGCCAATTTTCCTGATCTCCTACGCGACGGCGTACTGGCACTTTCTGGTTCTGGGCCTGTTCGTGGGCCTGGCTGGCGGCTCATTCTCGGTCGGGACACCTTACGTGGCGCGCTGGTTCAGCAGGGAGCGACAGGGATTTGCCATGGGCATCTTCGGTGCCGGCAACTCTGGTGCCGCAGTCAACAAGTTCGTCGCCCCCGTGCTCATCGTCGCCTTCGGTTGGACGGCCGTTCCCCAAGTCTATTCAGGGGTCATGCTCACTACCGCACTGCTCTTCTGGTTCTTCAGCCATTCCAATCCGGCCCATCTCGTCGATTCGAAGATCACTTGGCGCGAGCAGTTGCTGGCGCTCAAGGATCCCAAGGTCTGGAAGCTCTGTCAGTACTACTCGATCGTTTTTGGCGGTTACGTTGCGATGAGTCTGTGGATGGTCCAGTACTACGTCGGCGAATTCGGTCTGAGTATCACCACCGCAGCCTTGCTGGCCGCGTGCTTTTCGCTGCCCGGTGGCGTCCTGCGCGCAGCTGGGGGCTGGTTTTCTGATCGCTATGGAGCACATGCAGTGACCTGGTGGGTGTTGTGGCTCAGTTGGGTCTGCCTATTCCTGCTGAGCTACCCACAGACCGACTTCACTATCCTGACGGTTGGCGGCCCGAAGTCGTTTCACATCGGGCTCAACGTCTACCTCTTTACCGCTCTGTTGTTCGTGCTAGGCGTTGGCTGGGCCTTCGGCAAGGCTTCGGTATTCAAATATATATCCGACGAATATCCCGCCAACATCGGCGTCATTTCCGGCGTCGTCGGATTAGCCGGCGGCCTAGGTGGATTCGTGCTGCCGATCATGTTCGGCGCGCTGATGGATCTTACCGGAATCCGCTCAAGTGCATTCATGTTGATGTATGGCGTTGTCTGGGTTTCCCTGATCTGGATGTATCTCACCGAAGTCCGTACCACTCATCTCATGGGCAAGAGCACCCAAGCGCCGTAA
- a CDS encoding DUF4338 domain-containing protein: MGCSRFTDHCYRAVDWVDLGLSTGRGLQDREHRQHGSAPKKRVLLCPLRHDTRQPLLNFSK, encoded by the coding sequence GTGGGCTGCTCGCGCTTCACCGACCACTGCTATCGTGCCGTCGACTGGGTCGACCTGGGCTTGAGCACGGGTCGTGGTCTTCAGGATCGCGAGCACCGGCAGCACGGCTCCGCACCGAAGAAGCGGGTTCTACTATGTCCGCTAAGACACGATACACGGCAGCCCCTGCTCAATTTCTCAAAATGA
- a CDS encoding IS630 family transposase has protein sequence MATWGEARPLRLMFQDEARFGRISDTRYCWCRRPARPLVSAMVTQQYTYAYGAVSPRDGRFDSLILPQVNSRCMQIFFDEIVNRYPDDNVVMVLDGAGWHKSNDFHLLDNLRLPFLPPYSPEQNPQEHLWDALREKYFHNRVFDSIDALEDHLVVALRDLENSPKRVKSIAA, from the coding sequence ATAGCGACCTGGGGCGAGGCCCGACCGCTGCGGCTGATGTTCCAGGACGAGGCCCGGTTTGGGCGCATCTCGGATACCCGCTACTGCTGGTGCCGTCGCCCGGCCAGGCCGCTGGTCAGTGCCATGGTGACCCAGCAATACACCTACGCTTACGGCGCCGTGAGCCCGCGGGACGGCCGCTTCGACAGTCTGATACTGCCGCAGGTGAATTCCCGCTGCATGCAGATATTCTTTGATGAGATTGTCAATCGCTATCCGGACGACAACGTGGTCATGGTGCTCGATGGTGCTGGCTGGCATAAGAGCAACGATTTCCACTTGCTCGACAATCTACGCCTACCATTCCTGCCGCCGTATTCACCCGAACAGAACCCGCAGGAACACCTTTGGGACGCGTTGCGCGAAAAGTACTTCCATAACCGTGTCTTCGATAGCATCGACGCCCTCGAAGACCATCTGGTCGTCGCCCTGCGCGATCTCGAAAACTCACCCAAGCGCGTCAAAAGCATCGCTGCATGA
- a CDS encoding winged helix-turn-helix domain-containing protein has product MPRPKRALRNRANATREREAQILDEVLEGAMRGGGVVVAPIKDKIGEQLGKQVALSTIYRMLARNGWRKLAPDTAHPKGNTAVREDWNKNSRGSLIKS; this is encoded by the coding sequence ATGCCACGACCGAAGCGAGCGCTGCGCAACCGCGCCAATGCGACACGGGAGCGTGAGGCGCAGATTCTTGATGAGGTTCTGGAGGGCGCGATGCGCGGTGGGGGGGTGGTCGTTGCGCCGATCAAGGACAAAATTGGCGAGCAACTCGGCAAACAGGTGGCGCTCTCGACAATCTACCGGATGTTGGCGCGTAATGGTTGGCGCAAGTTGGCCCCGGATACCGCCCACCCCAAGGGCAATACTGCCGTTCGCGAGGACTGGAACAAAAACTCCAGGGGAAGTTTGATCAAATCATAG
- a CDS encoding HD domain-containing protein, whose amino-acid sequence MTRRFPLHVHISTLFIALILLVGAIIGGLGYNNSQKILQATAGELNTRISRETLGEFTNLIGPAEMAVRLLSYDGISQAGSLAERLKNLGFMREALNNSAALTSLYIGYANGDFFMVRRFRNPAEGETFNAPPTAVYMVQSIERAGDTPRGSFTFFDAALKQLRSDDLPDYASAYDPRTRSWYTAAKAASGQIKTAPYLFFSSRKVGMTLANRASQADAVVGADILLETLSDTLDRQKVTPGSKVVLANRQGLTIAYENFAQAIKITDDKPGLARLGELGIPVLRQLEPLLQSVDETSGRDLTLSVDGANWHAALRPVKLEGAAPLFLITAIPDAELMAAARELMRHALIATVLVILLAIPVTWILARNISGPLRQLAGEAEAIRHFEFSQPIKVNSLVLEVNDLTVTMDSMKRTIRRFLDISMAVAAENDFDKLLPRLLTETLSAADADAGILYLVDGDKLLPAAAFNADGTPLPAGALAVSTPSAGRLLAAALSAGTAHAARLTDVDVRILGLERIIESCEASDAIAVPLLNRQHNLVGAMLLLRHDDTDPARLSFIAALSGSVAVSLESKELIKAQKLLFEAFIQLIAGAIDAKSPYTGGHCARVPELTKMLARAACAETSGPYKDFQLGEDEWEAVHVAAWLHDCGKVTTPEYVVDKATKLETLYDRIHEIRMRFEVLKRDAEIDCLKAIAEGHPEVEARAELAQKLAELDDDYAFVAGCNEGGEFMAPEKMERLAQVAARTWTRTLDDRIGISHEERERKARTLAPSLPVRETLLADRPEHIFERGARDRMPADNKWGFRMTVPEALYNKGELYNLSVARGTLSEEERYKINEHIVQTLIMLKQLPFPKHLREVPEIAAGHHEKMDGTGYPRRLTRGEMSPVARMMAIADIFEALTAVDRPYKKGKTLSEAIRIMSLMKKDQHIDPDLFDLFLRSGVYREYAERFMKPEQIDTVDIAADVAEQPVA is encoded by the coding sequence ATGACTCGCCGCTTCCCGCTTCATGTTCATATCTCGACCCTGTTCATCGCGCTGATCCTTTTGGTCGGCGCCATCATCGGCGGACTCGGCTATAACAACAGCCAGAAAATTCTTCAGGCGACCGCCGGTGAACTGAACACCCGCATCAGCCGCGAAACCCTCGGCGAATTCACCAACCTTATCGGCCCGGCCGAAATGGCGGTCCGCCTCCTCAGTTACGACGGCATCTCCCAAGCCGGCTCGCTGGCCGAGCGCCTGAAAAATCTGGGCTTCATGCGCGAGGCGCTGAACAACTCGGCGGCACTGACCTCGCTCTACATCGGCTATGCCAACGGCGATTTCTTCATGGTTCGTCGTTTCCGTAACCCGGCCGAAGGCGAAACCTTCAACGCACCGCCCACGGCTGTCTACATGGTGCAGAGCATCGAACGCGCTGGCGATACACCACGCGGCAGCTTCACCTTCTTCGATGCGGCGTTGAAGCAGTTGCGCAGCGATGACCTGCCCGACTATGCGTCGGCCTACGACCCGCGCACCCGCAGTTGGTACACCGCAGCAAAGGCTGCCAGCGGACAGATCAAGACGGCGCCCTATCTATTCTTCTCCAGCCGCAAGGTCGGCATGACCCTCGCCAATCGCGCCAGCCAGGCTGACGCAGTGGTTGGTGCCGACATCCTGCTCGAAACCCTAAGCGACACACTGGACCGACAAAAGGTCACGCCGGGCAGCAAAGTGGTGCTGGCAAACCGGCAGGGCCTGACCATCGCCTACGAAAATTTTGCGCAGGCTATCAAAATAACCGACGACAAGCCGGGACTGGCACGCCTTGGCGAACTCGGCATTCCGGTTCTCAGGCAACTGGAACCACTGCTGCAGAGCGTGGACGAGACCAGCGGTCGCGACCTCACGCTCAGCGTTGACGGCGCTAATTGGCATGCCGCGCTGCGCCCGGTCAAGTTGGAAGGTGCTGCTCCGCTGTTCCTGATCACGGCAATTCCCGATGCCGAACTGATGGCTGCTGCCCGGGAGTTGATGCGCCATGCGCTGATCGCCACGGTACTGGTCATCCTGCTGGCGATTCCGGTTACCTGGATTCTGGCGCGCAACATTTCCGGGCCGCTGCGCCAACTGGCCGGCGAGGCCGAGGCGATTCGTCACTTCGAATTTTCGCAGCCGATCAAGGTCAATTCACTGGTCCTCGAAGTCAATGACCTGACCGTGACCATGGACAGCATGAAACGAACGATCAGGCGCTTCCTCGACATCAGCATGGCAGTCGCCGCCGAGAACGATTTCGACAAGCTGCTGCCGCGTCTGCTGACCGAAACCCTCTCGGCTGCCGATGCCGATGCCGGCATTCTTTATCTGGTTGACGGTGACAAACTGTTACCGGCCGCCGCCTTCAACGCTGACGGAACGCCTTTGCCGGCCGGTGCCTTGGCGGTTTCCACGCCAAGCGCCGGCCGGCTGCTCGCGGCGGCGCTGAGCGCCGGCACGGCACATGCCGCGCGTTTGACGGATGTCGACGTGCGTATCCTCGGCCTGGAGCGGATCATCGAAAGCTGCGAAGCTAGCGACGCGATTGCCGTTCCGCTGCTCAACCGCCAGCACAATCTGGTCGGCGCCATGCTGCTGTTGCGTCATGACGATACCGACCCGGCGCGCCTCAGCTTTATCGCGGCGCTCTCCGGATCGGTCGCCGTCTCGCTCGAAAGTAAGGAACTGATCAAGGCCCAGAAGCTGCTGTTCGAAGCCTTCATCCAGCTGATCGCCGGCGCCATCGACGCCAAGAGCCCTTACACCGGAGGCCACTGCGCCCGCGTGCCGGAGCTGACCAAGATGCTGGCGCGCGCCGCCTGTGCTGAAACCAGCGGCCCGTACAAGGATTTTCAGCTCGGCGAAGATGAGTGGGAAGCGGTGCACGTCGCCGCCTGGCTGCATGACTGTGGCAAGGTAACGACTCCCGAATACGTCGTCGACAAGGCGACCAAGCTTGAAACCCTGTACGACCGCATTCACGAAATCCGCATGCGTTTCGAGGTGTTGAAGCGCGATGCCGAAATTGATTGCCTGAAGGCCATCGCCGAGGGCCACCCGGAAGTCGAGGCGCGAGCCGAACTTGCGCAGAAGCTGGCCGAACTCGACGACGACTATGCCTTCGTCGCCGGTTGCAATGAAGGCGGCGAATTCATGGCGCCGGAAAAAATGGAACGACTCGCCCAGGTTGCGGCGCGGACCTGGACCCGGACACTCGACGACCGGATCGGCATCTCCCACGAAGAGAGGGAGCGCAAGGCGCGCACCTTGGCGCCGTCTTTGCCAGTGCGCGAAACGCTGCTCGCCGACCGCCCCGAGCATATTTTCGAACGTGGCGCGCGCGACCGGATGCCAGCCGACAACAAGTGGGGCTTCCGCATGACGGTTCCCGAGGCGCTGTACAACAAGGGCGAGTTGTACAACCTGAGCGTCGCCCGCGGCACCTTGTCCGAAGAAGAGCGCTACAAGATCAACGAGCACATCGTCCAGACGCTGATCATGCTGAAGCAACTGCCTTTCCCGAAACATCTGCGCGAGGTTCCGGAAATTGCCGCCGGCCACCACGAGAAGATGGACGGCACGGGCTATCCACGCCGGTTGACCAGGGGCGAGATGAGCCCGGTCGCGCGCATGATGGCGATCGCCGACATTTTTGAGGCACTGACCGCCGTCGACCGCCCCTACAAGAAGGGCAAGACGCTCTCGGAAGCGATCCGCATCATGTCGCTCATGAAGAAGGACCAGCATATCGACCCCGACCTGTTCGACCTCTTCCTGCGTAGCGGCGTTTATCGCGAGTATGCCGAGCGCTTCATGAAACCGGAGCAGATCGATACGGTCGACATTGCGGCTGACGTCGCCGAACAGCCTGTCGCCTGA